ATATGAATTTATCTGGATTACATTAAGAAACGGAAAAAGATATATGGAAAAAGCCTACAAACTCCTCTTTAATACGGAGGAATCAGATGATCTGTATGTTTACTGCTGCGGCCTGTCCCAGACAGAACCCGGACACAGCTTTGGGCCTGCCCTTAAGCCTCATTATATGATTCACTATATTCTCAGCGGAAAAGGCTCATTTACTATCGGTGGCCAAAAATATCCGCTGACTGAAAAATATGGTTTCCTTATTGTACCTGATGAGCTGGCCTACTATGTTGCAGATGAAAAAGATCCCTGGACCTACGTATGGATTGGCTTTGGCGGAAATCGTGCCAAAGAAATAGTCTCTCAGCTTGGCCTTTCTCTACAGCAGCCTATATTTATGAGTGATAAATCCAAGGACATTTACGGTCTTGTCAAAGATATGATGGATCACAATACCTTTAGTGTAGAGGATTCACTTCGCAGAAATGGACTTTTATCTCTCTTTTTGTCTGTTATTGCGTCAGGACTCTCTGTCACTCCCAGAAGTGATTCCAGCAGCGATAACAACTATGTTCACAAGGCTCAGGCCTTTGTACGCAGCAACTACTATAATCCGATCAAGGTTACTGATATTGCTGATTATGTCTGCATCAACAGAAGCTATCTCTATACCTTGTTTCAGGAAAACCTTGGTATATCACCTCAACAATACCTTTCAAGCTATCGAATTGCCAAGGCTTCAGAGCTATTGCAGTTAACGGATCTTCCAATTGAATCCATATCTATATCCTGCGGCTATTCAGACCCTCTTGTTTTCTCCAAGGCCTTCAAACAGGAAAAAGGTATGTCCCCCTCCAAGTTCCGTAAGAGCCTTCCTAAGAGTGGAAATACCGCAGGCGCTGAACATTTAAAGCAGGTGGAAAAGCTTATAGAAAAGCATCATCTTGATTCAAATGATCCTAACTAAAATTATTACAAAAAAGTCTAAAAGGGATTGCCGCATTTTATTGCTGACAATCCCTTTTTTCATTTCTTGTTCATATTCATATTACATGATATACATTTATATCACATGATAGACGAATTGCATCATGAGAAAAATCATTTTGCTTCCACATTCAGCTTATCAAGATGCCATACTTCATCAACATATTCCTGAATTGTACGGTCTGATGAGAACTTGCCACAGCAAGCTGTGTTCATCAGCGCCATCTTAGCCCAGCGCTTCTTATCAGCATACGCATCTGATATCTTCTTCTGAGCTTCCAGATAAGATTCGAAATCCTTGAGGATGAAGTACTGATCTGCCCTGTTGCCGCCAACCTTGTTAAGGAGACAGTTGTAAAGAGGTCTGAACAGTTCTTTATCCTTGGAGAAAGTGCCATCTACAAGCATATCGAGAGCCTTCTTAACATTAGGATCGCTGTTATAAATATCCATTGGATTGTAATTTCCGTTTTTCTCGTACTCCATTACTTCCTGTGATGACAAACCAAAGATAAACGCATTCTCTTCGCCAACTTCATTGACGATTTCCACGTTAGCACCATCCATTGTTCCGATAGTTACAGCGCCGTTTAGCATCATCTTCATATTACCTGTTCCGGATGCCTCTTTACTTGCTGTAGATATCTGCTCGGAAACGTCCGCTGCAGCAAATATAAGCTCAGCATTAGATACTCTGTAATCCTCTATGAAGACTACCTTGATCTTGCCCTTGATATCAGGGTCATTGTTGATAACCTCAGCAACAGAGTTGATGAGCTTGATCGTCAGCTTAGCTGTGAGGTATCCTGCTGCCGCCTTGGCACCAAAAATATAAGTCTTAGGATAGAAGTCCTTGTTTGGATGGGACTTGATATCGTGATACTTGTACATTACTGTCAGGATGTTAAGGAGCTGTCTCTTGTACTCATGAAGTCTCTTGACCTGAACATCAAATATAGACTTAGGATCAACTTTAACTCCGTTATGCTCCAGAATATACTCAGCAAGCCTCTGCTTGTTCTTGAGCTTAATGTCCATGAACTCAGCCTGTGCTTTCTTGTCATTAACGAAGTCTTTGAGCTTGTCCATCTGTGAGAGGTCAGTGATCCAGTCATCACCAATTTTCTCTGTAACCCAGTCAGCCAGAAGCGGATTGGCGTGCATAAGGAATCTTCTCTGAGTGATTCCATTAGTCTTATTGTTGAACTTCTCAGGCATCATCTCATAGAAATCCTTAAGTTCTCTCTGTTTGAGGATTTCTGTATGAAGCTTGGCAACACCATTTACTGAATGACCGCCAACGATTGCCAGATGAGCCATCTTGACCTGATTATCATAAAGGATAGCCATACTACGGATCTTGGCCTGCACATCAATACCTGCGGAACCTGAATATGTACGCATGATCTGGTCAACAAATCTTCTGTTGATCTCATCAACAATCTGATAAATTCTGGGAAGAAGCCTCTGGAAAAGAT
The sequence above is a segment of the Butyrivibrio proteoclasticus B316 genome. Coding sequences within it:
- a CDS encoding AraC family transcriptional regulator, producing the protein MEKAYKLLFNTEESDDLYVYCCGLSQTEPGHSFGPALKPHYMIHYILSGKGSFTIGGQKYPLTEKYGFLIVPDELAYYVADEKDPWTYVWIGFGGNRAKEIVSQLGLSLQQPIFMSDKSKDIYGLVKDMMDHNTFSVEDSLRRNGLLSLFLSVIASGLSVTPRSDSSSDNNYVHKAQAFVRSNYYNPIKVTDIADYVCINRSYLYTLFQENLGISPQQYLSSYRIAKASELLQLTDLPIESISISCGYSDPLVFSKAFKQEKGMSPSKFRKSLPKSGNTAGAEHLKQVEKLIEKHHLDSNDPN
- a CDS encoding glycogen/starch/alpha-glucan phosphorylase; this translates as MKKKPLSFDKDLFKRSVLYNVKTLYRKTMEEATPQEIYQAAAYAIKDAIVDHWMTTQKAAAEQDPKIVYYMSMEFLMGRAFGNNLINLQAYKPVKEALDELGLDVNLVEDQEPDPALGNGGLGRLAACFLDSLATLGYMAYGCGIRYKYGMFRQQIKDGYQVEVPDTWLENGNPFELRRSELAKEVKFGGYVNMFTDEYGRTIFRQEGYQVVRAVPYDLPVIGYGNGVVDTLRIWDAEPIQCFQLDSFDKGDYQKAVEQENLASQLCEVLYPNDNHIAGKELRLKQQYFFISASVQTAVQRYLRNHDDIRKLYEKTVFQLNDTHPTVAVAELMRILMDDYYLSWDDAWDVTTKTCCYTNHTIMSEALEKWPVDLFQRLLPRIYQIVDEINRRFVDQIMRTYSGSAGIDVQAKIRSMAILYDNQVKMAHLAIVGGHSVNGVAKLHTEILKQRELKDFYEMMPEKFNNKTNGITQRRFLMHANPLLADWVTEKIGDDWITDLSQMDKLKDFVNDKKAQAEFMDIKLKNKQRLAEYILEHNGVKVDPKSIFDVQVKRLHEYKRQLLNILTVMYKYHDIKSHPNKDFYPKTYIFGAKAAAGYLTAKLTIKLINSVAEVINNDPDIKGKIKVVFIEDYRVSNAELIFAAADVSEQISTASKEASGTGNMKMMLNGAVTIGTMDGANVEIVNEVGEENAFIFGLSSQEVMEYEKNGNYNPMDIYNSDPNVKKALDMLVDGTFSKDKELFRPLYNCLLNKVGGNRADQYFILKDFESYLEAQKKISDAYADKKRWAKMALMNTACCGKFSSDRTIQEYVDEVWHLDKLNVEAK